The proteins below are encoded in one region of Terriglobia bacterium:
- a CDS encoding outer membrane lipoprotein-sorting protein, which yields MKTGAIVKPLPALLLCLTLLGGFKYEMSPKDIVSRSVQAHGGDKLTSWKSMTIKGTVDMSDGITFRAAYRVFAKAPGKLRVEKDMTVVRGGRYFYEYFLNNGTAWSRRNLVPERSNLEEMKRWMNQCYGIAHYADKAESLVRKEDAVVEWREKTDLQSNEYKVVATRPAYVIAALIGRETTDLYIDKESFYFLQEVAGRSKRVFWDFKKFGDVTMPTRLLEIVAGSQREQITPFTYESVKFNIPIEDWLFTEDMPKTGTIGK from the coding sequence ATGAAAACCGGAGCCATCGTCAAGCCATTGCCCGCACTGCTGCTGTGCCTCACTCTCCTCGGAGGCTTCAAATATGAGATGTCGCCGAAGGACATCGTCAGCCGCTCCGTGCAAGCCCACGGCGGTGACAAGCTCACCAGCTGGAAAAGCATGACCATCAAGGGAACCGTCGACATGTCCGACGGCATCACATTCCGGGCAGCGTACCGGGTGTTTGCCAAGGCACCGGGAAAGCTCCGCGTCGAAAAGGACATGACGGTGGTCCGGGGTGGTCGCTATTTCTACGAGTACTTCCTGAATAACGGAACGGCCTGGAGCCGGAGGAACCTTGTTCCTGAGCGCAGCAACCTCGAGGAAATGAAGCGATGGATGAATCAGTGCTACGGCATCGCACACTATGCCGACAAGGCCGAATCGCTGGTGCGCAAGGAAGACGCTGTTGTCGAATGGAGGGAAAAAACCGATCTGCAATCGAACGAGTACAAGGTGGTCGCCACCAGGCCTGCGTACGTCATCGCCGCACTCATAGGCAGAGAAACCACCGACCTCTATATTGACAAGGAGAGTTTCTATTTCTTGCAGGAGGTTGCGGGCAGGTCGAAGCGCGTCTTCTGGGACTTCAAGAAATTCGGCGACGTCACGATGCCGACCCGGCTCCTGGAGATTGTCGCCGGGTCGCAAAGAGAGCAAATCACACCGTTCACTTACGAGAGCGTGAAATTCAACATCCCGATCGAAGACTGGCTGTTCACCGAAGACATGCCCAAGACCGGCACCATCGGGAAATAA
- a CDS encoding tetratricopeptide repeat protein has translation MVTKTQPVWLALLLCLMSPFAALGAQSYLEHPSAESFFNRGNLYLAKDSLKEAIREYSRAIEIKPNLAEAYVNRGIARQRQGDPDGALADFSRAIEIKPQLAGAYNCSGGVRFSQGKIDEAIRDFSTAIRIDPSLAEAFYNRGKARYADKNFTAAIADFDLAIARFPKFYSDSFSLAVKNSNLAAAYNSRGLARHALSDFDGAVADYGRALEINPRLAAAYINRGNAVKAKGDREGAIRDYTKALAINPNSTEAYYNRGLTRKNQGDLDGALNDLSRAIEISSSLADAYNVRGEIRLIRSDFAGAIADLDRVIESNPRLASAYNNRGAARRHIRDFDAAIADFTKAMELRPDIAAYCRNRGRVQSEVGDLDAALADLTSAIQIDPGEAGAYSDRGSIWASRGEPDKAIADYNQAIEIDPKCANAYAGRGRVHERRDNLEAAIADFDKAIELQPNDTPSYLCRGLVQLMQNRDAEAERDFARCLLLAPELRPYIESRIAAVKAQRQAQQANRRFLSERPW, from the coding sequence ATGGTCACGAAAACACAGCCTGTCTGGCTTGCACTTCTCTTATGTTTGATGTCGCCATTTGCAGCTCTCGGAGCCCAGAGCTACCTGGAGCACCCGTCCGCGGAGAGTTTTTTCAACAGGGGAAATCTGTATCTTGCGAAGGATAGCCTGAAAGAGGCAATCCGCGAATATAGCAGGGCGATCGAGATCAAGCCCAATTTGGCGGAGGCCTACGTAAACCGCGGCATCGCACGTCAGCGCCAGGGCGACCCGGATGGCGCCCTGGCGGATTTCAGCCGGGCCATCGAAATCAAGCCCCAGCTCGCCGGAGCCTACAACTGCAGCGGCGGCGTGCGCTTTTCCCAGGGGAAAATCGATGAAGCAATCCGCGATTTCAGCACGGCAATCCGCATCGATCCATCTCTGGCAGAAGCCTTCTACAACCGCGGCAAGGCTCGATATGCCGACAAGAACTTCACCGCCGCAATAGCGGATTTCGATCTTGCCATCGCCAGGTTCCCCAAGTTCTACTCTGATTCGTTCTCCCTTGCCGTCAAGAACTCCAATCTGGCCGCGGCATATAACAGTCGCGGCCTGGCCCGGCATGCTCTATCGGACTTTGACGGCGCGGTCGCCGACTATGGGCGCGCCCTGGAAATCAATCCGCGTCTGGCAGCGGCTTACATAAATCGGGGCAATGCCGTCAAAGCCAAAGGGGACCGCGAGGGTGCGATCAGGGACTACACGAAGGCGCTGGCAATCAACCCGAACTCAACCGAGGCCTACTACAATCGCGGCCTCACGCGAAAGAACCAAGGGGATCTCGATGGCGCTCTGAATGATCTCAGCAGGGCCATCGAGATCAGCTCCAGCCTCGCCGATGCCTACAACGTTCGCGGTGAAATCCGCCTGATCAGGAGCGATTTTGCGGGTGCGATCGCTGATCTTGACCGGGTCATTGAGAGCAATCCCCGTCTGGCGAGTGCTTACAACAATCGCGGAGCCGCCCGCCGGCACATTCGGGATTTCGACGCCGCCATCGCCGACTTCACCAAGGCCATGGAGCTGCGTCCCGATATCGCGGCATATTGCCGGAATCGGGGCAGGGTGCAATCTGAGGTCGGGGACCTGGATGCCGCGCTTGCCGATCTTACCAGTGCGATCCAGATTGACCCTGGAGAGGCGGGAGCCTACTCCGATAGAGGATCGATCTGGGCGTCCAGAGGCGAGCCGGATAAAGCCATCGCCGACTACAATCAAGCCATCGAAATCGACCCCAAATGCGCCAATGCCTATGCCGGGCGCGGCCGCGTGCACGAGCGGAGAGACAACCTGGAAGCAGCCATTGCCGACTTCGACAAAGCGATCGAGCTTCAGCCGAATGACACTCCTTCCTACCTGTGCCGCGGCCTGGTACAACTCATGCAAAACAGAGACGCTGAGGCTGAGCGTGACTTTGCCCGATGTCTTTTGCTGGCGCCCGAGTTGAGGCCCTACATCGAGAGCCGCATCGCCGCAGTTAAAGCGCAACGCCAGGCGCAGCAAGCCAACCGCCGGTTCCTGTCTGAAAGGCCGTGGTAA
- a CDS encoding Zn-ribbon domain-containing OB-fold protein codes for MPNPARYWREIPQRYRLEAGKCTSCGEVFFPPRLICTKCRCRRFETVKLHDEGHLVTYTVIRVGPSQFADQTPYAVGIVELDGGVRITIQIVDCEFDKLVMGQRMRIEFRRLQKQGDAGILCYGYKCVPA; via the coding sequence ATGCCCAATCCTGCGAGGTATTGGAGAGAAATCCCTCAGCGCTATCGCCTCGAAGCCGGGAAGTGCACATCCTGCGGCGAGGTTTTTTTCCCGCCGCGCCTCATCTGCACCAAGTGCCGATGCCGCCGGTTCGAGACCGTAAAGCTCCATGACGAGGGTCATCTCGTGACCTACACCGTTATCCGGGTCGGACCGTCTCAGTTCGCGGATCAGACACCTTATGCTGTGGGCATCGTGGAGCTGGACGGCGGGGTTCGCATCACGATCCAGATTGTGGATTGTGAATTTGACAAACTGGTAATGGGGCAGCGAATGCGCATCGAGTTTCGCAGGCTCCAGAAACAGGGTGACGCAGGCATCCTGTGCTACGGCTACAAGTGTGTGCCGGCCTAG
- a CDS encoding hydroxymethylglutaryl-CoA synthase, whose amino-acid sequence MAGIIGYGAYIPRNRIKVEEIAKIWGADAPSYKRGLGLEEKSVPGPDQDTITMSVEAARKAIRRAGINPKDLGAVYVGSESHPYAVKPSGTILAEAIGATPEVHSASFEFACKAGTEAMFVCLCQVESGRIRYGMAVGADTSQGAPGDALEYSTAAGAAAFIFGRENVVAEVNETYSFMTDTPDFWRREYEHYPRHAGRFTGEPAYFKHVLGAARGIMAKAGMTPKDFTYVVFHQPNGKFPLRAGKELGFTKEQIETGRLVPKLGNTYSGSSPMGLTAILDVAGPGDKILMVSYGSGAGSDGFIYTVTDLIEEVRDKAVKTREMLDNNKVYIDYGTYAKYRGKIRKAE is encoded by the coding sequence ATGGCCGGTATTATCGGCTACGGAGCCTACATCCCTCGCAACAGAATCAAAGTCGAAGAGATTGCCAAGATCTGGGGGGCGGACGCACCCAGTTACAAGCGCGGTCTTGGCCTGGAGGAAAAATCAGTGCCCGGCCCGGATCAGGACACGATCACAATGTCCGTGGAGGCCGCCAGGAAAGCCATCAGGCGCGCGGGAATCAATCCGAAGGATCTCGGTGCGGTCTACGTCGGCTCCGAGTCCCATCCTTACGCGGTCAAGCCCTCCGGAACAATCCTGGCCGAGGCGATCGGCGCCACCCCCGAGGTACATTCCGCCAGCTTTGAATTCGCCTGCAAGGCCGGGACCGAGGCCATGTTCGTGTGTCTGTGCCAGGTTGAATCGGGACGGATCAGGTATGGCATGGCCGTCGGGGCGGACACGTCTCAAGGGGCTCCGGGAGACGCTCTGGAGTATTCCACCGCTGCCGGCGCTGCGGCTTTCATCTTCGGCAGGGAAAACGTCGTCGCGGAAGTGAACGAGACATACTCCTTCATGACGGACACTCCGGATTTCTGGCGCCGGGAATATGAGCACTACCCACGGCACGCCGGCCGCTTCACAGGGGAGCCGGCCTACTTCAAGCACGTTCTCGGCGCAGCCCGCGGCATCATGGCGAAGGCGGGGATGACCCCCAAGGACTTCACCTACGTCGTCTTCCACCAGCCCAACGGCAAGTTCCCTCTGAGGGCCGGCAAGGAGTTGGGTTTCACCAAAGAACAGATCGAAACCGGGCGGCTGGTGCCCAAGCTGGGAAACACTTACTCCGGCTCGTCTCCAATGGGGCTCACGGCGATCCTGGATGTGGCCGGGCCTGGGGACAAAATCCTGATGGTCTCCTATGGGTCGGGCGCGGGCAGCGACGGTTTCATTTATACGGTGACCGACCTCATCGAGGAGGTCCGTGACAAGGCCGTGAAAACCCGGGAAATGCTCGACAACAATAAGGTCTATATCGACTACGGGACCTATGCCAAATACCGCGGCAAGATCCGGAAGGCGGAGTAA
- a CDS encoding thiolase domain-containing protein, translated as MREVAVLGVGLNKRWGELWEMSLRDIFVEAALNALDDAALDHFDSMYVGCMSGGLFVGQEHLGCLLADYLGMNPVPATRVESACSSGGAAFRQGFIEVASGVSDLVLVAGVEKMTDVNGDEATYALSAAADMEYEAYQGITFPGLYALMAQAHMCRYGTTREQLAHVAVKNHKHGSMNAVAQYRYEISLADVMGSVLVADPLRILDCSPITDGAAAVVLCPLEMARKISKKPVVKVLASAQASSTIALHSRKDLTWLESTAKAAESAYRMAGIGQKNLDVVEVHDCFTIAEIMVLEALCLVERGKGGQAAESGLTALGGKIPVNTSGGLKSKGHPVGATGVAQVVEIATQLRGGAGARQVKGARIGLTQNMGGTGGSSVVHIFEAV; from the coding sequence ATGAGAGAAGTAGCAGTACTGGGAGTCGGCTTGAACAAGAGGTGGGGCGAGCTCTGGGAGATGTCACTGCGTGACATCTTTGTGGAAGCCGCGCTGAACGCTCTGGACGATGCGGCCCTGGACCACTTCGATTCGATGTACGTCGGCTGCATGTCCGGCGGGCTGTTCGTAGGGCAGGAACACCTGGGCTGCCTGCTGGCCGACTACCTGGGGATGAACCCGGTCCCGGCCACGCGCGTGGAATCCGCCTGCTCTTCGGGTGGCGCTGCGTTCCGGCAGGGATTCATCGAAGTGGCGTCAGGAGTGAGCGACCTGGTCCTCGTGGCCGGCGTCGAAAAGATGACCGATGTGAACGGGGATGAAGCGACCTATGCGCTGTCCGCAGCCGCGGACATGGAATACGAGGCATATCAAGGGATCACCTTCCCGGGGCTCTACGCCCTGATGGCCCAGGCGCATATGTGCCGCTATGGCACCACGCGCGAACAATTGGCCCATGTAGCCGTGAAGAACCACAAGCACGGGTCAATGAATGCCGTAGCGCAATATCGGTACGAAATCAGTCTCGCGGATGTGATGGGGTCTGTGCTGGTGGCGGATCCGTTGCGCATCCTGGATTGCTCGCCCATCACGGATGGGGCGGCTGCCGTCGTGCTTTGTCCTCTGGAAATGGCGCGAAAAATATCCAAAAAGCCCGTGGTGAAGGTGCTGGCGTCGGCCCAGGCATCGAGCACGATCGCCCTGCACTCCCGCAAGGATCTGACCTGGTTGGAATCGACCGCAAAGGCTGCCGAGAGCGCCTACCGCATGGCCGGCATAGGCCAAAAAAATCTGGACGTGGTCGAAGTCCATGACTGCTTCACGATTGCAGAGATCATGGTGCTCGAGGCTCTGTGCCTGGTGGAGCGAGGCAAGGGCGGCCAGGCGGCGGAGAGTGGCTTAACCGCCCTCGGAGGCAAAATCCCGGTCAACACCAGCGGAGGACTGAAATCCAAAGGCCATCCTGTGGGCGCCACCGGAGTGGCCCAGGTAGTTGAAATCGCCACACAGCTGCGGGGCGGCGCCGGCGCCCGTCAGGTAAAAGGGGCCAGGATCGGCCTGACGCAAAACATGGGAGGCACCGGCGGCAGCAGCGTGGTGCACATCTTCGAGGCCGTTTAG